The region ATTTATGCTTGGCCGCCATATGAATTAGCGGTGCTTTAAGTTGGTGAGATTCGCGCATTTTCACCGATTGCGGAATGTATTCCGTCACCACTGGCAGCCCTTCATCCACTAACTCTTGAATAATCTGCTTAGGCAGGTTGGCATTGGCCATGTATTGATTGGCAATTATCCCTTCGATAGTGAGTGCTTGGTTGTGATCTTCGCTAATTTCCTGAATTTGTTGCTGCAAGCTATATAAACCTTGTCTTGCAAAATCATCGCAATCAATCGGAATCAGACAAGTATCGGCGGCAATTAACGCGGATAGGGTGTAAAAGTTCAGTGCGGGGGGCGTGTCGATATAAATGCGGTCAAAGTCTTGTTCAATACTTTTCAGGGCATCGCGCAACTTGTAGATTTTGTGTCGCGAATCAAGCTCGCTTTCCATTTCTTTAATGCGTTCAGAGCCGCGAATAATAAATAGGTTGTCGTATTGGGTCGGCTGGCAATACTCAATAATGGGGCGTTTGCGTAGATGAAAGGTGATGGTTTGTTCAAACAGCGCAGCGATTGAGTCCTCTTCACTCAGTGTCAGCGCAGACAAGTAAGACGTTGTATTACACTGCGTGTCTAAATCCAACACTAGGGTTCTCAACCCTTGTGCTGCCGAAATCGCTGCTAAATTGACCGTCAGGCTAGATTTGCCGACACCACCTTTTTTATTGAACAGTACCCGAATCATTAACGTCCCTATTCTCTCAACTGAAAATCCAACGTTATCAAATATTAGCGCAAATAAAAACGCCACTTGCCAATATAAAGATGATTTAAATGAGACTATCGATCATTCAATTTAACTGACGCCACGGCTTTACTCGCGCCACCGCGCGCTAGCGTTGCCAAGCTATCAAAATCTAACAGGTCATGTTCTTTTTTATAGCTTTTTAAGTTAGTCACTATCGAGTGAGGAAACAAAAAATAGCCTTTAAATTTACAGCGTTGCTGCTTTAGTATCCAAAGGGTAAGACCAGACACATAAGCCAGCCATATCAATGGCAACCAAAACAACAGTGATAGCTGGCCTAGTAAAAATACAGCTAACACAACCCCAGCGACGCTTTTCACTTGCCACAGAAAAAAACCTTCAAAACGATGAAACTCAAAGTAATCAAGGCGATTCAGGTACCACTTGCCAACTTGGGTACCTGATTCATTTTGGTATTTAAACTCCCTCATATCATTGTTATCGAGGGCTCTGTTTGACTAACGGCTGCTGAGCTTGTTTCTCTTTTAAAACTAGGTCGCCATTTTCGAGAAACACTAAGACTATTTCCTTGTCTGGACGGTTTGGATCAAATAAATAGCTATATTTTTCGGCAACCCGATCGCGATCGGCTTGGGTTCGAGCAACTGACATTTCATCGCTAAACGCCCGCGCTTCCATCATACCGGCGTAATGGCTTGCCACCGCAGCGGTAGTACTGAGCGCGCGCTCAACGTGTGGATGCTCGGCCAGCGCTTGTCGAAAAACAGCCGCATGAGGGTAATCTGCCGGCAACTGGAGTTTGCCCTCAGGATCAAAACTTATCGAACTTGGCGCTGCGGGAATATTGTATTCCTGCATGAGTGCTTGAACAGCTTCTTGTGAGTATTTAGAGAGGACATTGACATTGTGCTCAGTTGGCAATAACAAAGGCGCATCGAGCAAGTTATTATGGCCCGGTACAATCTTAGGAGACAAATACTTTTCCAGATCGATAACCTGATCGCCCTTATTGGTGTGCATTTTGTATTCTGATTCAACACCCGGCTTTACGCTTTGCTCGCTTTTAGTATCTTGTGCTCGAGTAAGCGATGACATCACATCAGCAAAGGTCGTTCCTGACGCTTTGTTGATGGGTTGCTGAACTTTATTCGACGGTGTATGACTATGGTTAGTAATTTGGTTGATTTCCACCGATGACTCCTTGGATAGTGCTAGGCAATGTTTTGTTCCACGTTTTGTCCTTCAGCAGCCTTGCTAACGGCTGCTGACTCTGCTTGCTGCTCAGTGAGTTGAGCAGCTTTTTCGTATTCTGCGTCTTTTGCTTTGGCAAGTTGCTTGAGTAACTGTTCTTTCTCTTCGGGCGGGATCGTCTCATCCTTAATGATAATGTCCATTTTTTCGTTGATTTCTTCTACTTTTTCTCTATCCAGCCCCATTCTTTTGTCCATCATGGCTTGCTGGACTTTTTCCATAAAGCTCAGATTTTCATAAGTATTAAGATCGCCGTATTTAAGCCGGTTAATATCACCATTATTTTGCTGAGCCGCGTCGTGATCAGCCGTGCTTTCGAGTTGCCGATAGGCTTGAATGGAGATTGACACTCTATCTCGAGCAGTGCTCTGCTCCGCCTTGTGTCCGGTGTTAACGGTATCTGCTGTGATTGACTGTGTTTGAGAGCGCTCAAATACCATTGCCGGGTTGTTTGTCTTATAGAAGGTTACTGAATTCATAGACATCTACATCCAATGTTGTCTAACAGAAAATAAGTTGGTGAGAAATTAATTTTATTACCGTGCATAAAGTCATACTTGGTTACACATGACCACAACTGACACACTTGGTCACAATAGACCACGATTAACATAGCAATAAGCCAGCCAATTACGCTGTTACAATTTTATTGGCGCTCGGTGCCATCAGCAGGGGGGTGGCAAAAAAAGATAGGGGAGCAGGCCGCAACTTATTGCCTAGCAAAAGGAAAATGTTGCCGTTAAAGAAAGTTGAGTCGAAATTTTAGTTAGCAAAGCTGCTGCTCATGCTGACCAGCTACTTTAATTTATCGTCCAAAGAAAACTACAAGTTTTCTTCTGCAAATGACGCTAAACGGCTGCGCACCACCCCATGAACTGGTTTAATTGAGCCGGACACTTTAATAAAGGACAATGTTCCAATATTGAGGTGTTAAATGACAAAACGAAAAAACAAAACCTATACAACCGAATTTAAACAAGAAGCTGTAGCTTTAGTGACTGAGCAAGGCTATACGGTCTCACAAGCCGCAGCCTCTTTGGGAATTACAACTAAACTCATTTATAACTGGAAAGCGAAACTTGAACAACAACAAGCTGGCAATGCGTTAAGTGAAGGTGAACGAGCAGAGCTAAAACGACTGAGAAAAGAAGTTAAAGAACTCAAAGTGGAGAAAGAGATCTTAAAAAAGGCAAGCGCCTTCTTTGCGAAAGAAATGAAGTAAAGTACGAGTTCGTCAAAGCCAATAGTCAGGCTCATGACGTCCGCAAGATGTGTGCTGTGATGCAAGTCAGTCGCTCTGCTTACTATGCATGGCTCAAACGGCCAGCCAAGTTAATTACGGCAGAAGAGCTTCATTTATATCGGCGAGCTAAAGCGCTGTTTAAACGCAGTCGTGAAAGCTTGGGCTATCGCGAGCTACATAAAAACTTACGCAAAGAAGGCTTTGAAATTGGTAAGCACAGAACTCGAAAGCTCATGGAAGCGTTGAACCTGAAAGTAAAGCAGCGAGTTGCCTACAAGGTAACAACGAAGCGTAAGCATGCTGATGCAGTTGCAGATAATTTGCTTAATCAGAACTTTAATCCGTTGGGGCCAAATCAGATTTGGGCTGGTGATGTGACTTATTTAAAAACAGGCGAAGGTTGGATGTATCTTGCTGTTGTGATGGATTTATATTCTCGACGCATTGTTGGTTGGCATATAGATAAACGTATGACGACTGACTTAGTGATGAAAGCCATGATTAGGGCTTATAACCTGAGAAAACCAGCTAAAGGCTTAGTATTCCACTCTGACCGAGGCTCTCAATACACCAGTAAGCGTTACCGTCAGCTGCTCGAACAATTTGGTATTCGAGCGAGTATGGGTGATGTGGGAGCCTGTTGGGATAACGCAGTAGTGGAGAGGTTCTTTGGCAGTTTGAAACATGATTGGTTACTTAAAGTGGCTCAACCTACGCGTGAGCATATGAAAAATGATGTTGTCGATTATATGAAGTATTACAACTTAGAAAGACTGCATTCAGCTAATGGTGATCTGTCACCAGTAGAGTATGAAAATTCTTTTAGAAAAGTGTCCGGCTGGAGTTGACCAGAACAATCGTTAGATCAGGTCTGAACTTCTACACATTCGGCGATATGTTACCTAATCTAGCATGTCGTCGTTTTTGATTATAGAAGGGTTGATCAGTTGTCGATTAATTTTGACAAAAAAGGGGCCAAATGGCCCCAGTAATTTAGGTTTGTCGGTCTTTACCACCAAGTCGCGTATAATGCAATCAAGATCAAGATAACGCCAACCGCAGCAGTATTAAAGCCTTTAGTTGTATCAAAGCTAACTTCGCTTAAATCTACGCTCTCATTACTTGACTGGCTCTTGCTAGCAAGCGAAACAAATATACAAAGTGCAAGACATAATAAGAAAACAAGACCTACGCGATCCATGAATGGCAATTCTGGCCATAGGAACTTAAGTGCTAACGAGAATACGGCTGAGCCTATCGCTGCGGATAACGCACCTGCTGAGGTAGCTTTAGACCAGAACATGCCCATCACAAAAATAACAACAATACCCGGAGTGAAGAAACCAGTAAATTCTTGAATATATTGAAACGCTTGATCGAATTTGCCTAACAAAGGCTCCGCAACTACTAATGCGATGGCTAGAGAAACCAAAGCTGCTATTCGACCTGTATGTACATAGTGACGTTGCGACTTACCCGGTTTTAACTTGGCATAAATATCCATAGTAAAAATAGTAGAAATACTATTGGTCATAGATGCCAGTGAAGAAACAATAGCAGCGACTAATGCAGCAAATACTAGCCCTTTAATGCCAACAGGCATTAACGACATCATTGAAGGATACGCTTGGTCTGGTGTAGTTAGCTGCGGGTACAAGATAACAGCCGCAATACCGGGCAATACAACAATTATTGGCATCAATAGTTTAAGATAAGCAGCAAAAGCAATACCTTTCTGTGCTTCTTTAACATCTTTCGCTGCCAATGCACGCTGGATAATATATTGGTTAAAGCCCCAATAGCTGAAGTTCATAATCCACATACCACCAATTAATACTGATATACCCGGTAAGCTCATGTAATGCTCATTTTCAGGACTCAAAATCATGTCAAAGTGTTCGGGGGCATGCTCTGTAAGCACGCCAAAACCTGCTAATATACCTTGACCATCAGAAACAGCATCTAACGCTAAGTAGCTCAGAAATAATCCACCAAATACCAGTAAAACAACTTGTAATATATCTGTATAAGCTACCGCTTTAAGGCCGCCATAAAGTGAATAAGCAATTGAGAACACAGCAAGGAAAATCATGCCAAACATCCAGTCAACACCAGCAACAGTTTCTATTGCTAGGCCACCTAACCACAAAACAGCCGTCAGGTTGACGAAGATGTAAACGGCTAGCCAGAATAGCGCTAGAGTTGTTTTTACTTTTGAGTCGAAGCGTTGTTCTAGGTATTGAGGCATAGTGTATATGCCATTTTTCAAGAAAATGGGAAGCATATACTTACCAACAATGATCAAGGTAATTGCCGCCATCCATTCATATGACGCGATTGCTAAACCAATTGCGTAACCAGAGCCTGACATACCGATAATCTGCTCCGCTGAGATATTTGAAGCAATAAGTGAAGCTCCTATCGCCCACCAAGGTAGAGCCTTACTTGCTAAGAAGTAATCCTCTGTATTCTTTCCTTCTTGCTTATCTTCTCGTGAAATCCAAAGGGCTAAAATTAACAGCCCCAAAACGTAGGCGATAAACACACCTATATCTAACATTTCTAACTTCATATCTTTCCTCTGGGTTTACCCCAAATTTATTATTATGTTCTCTTATCTATTTGATTAAATACTGAATGCGTTAAAGCGCTACTCTTTATCTACATTCGTATACTTGGTGTATCGTTCCCTGTTTTGTTTAACCCACTTTGAATGAGTCATGAACAAAGGAGTTTGAAGTTCGTTTTCCCATGAAAACAGTTTCTTTAGAAGCTTGTTTACGATTGGTGGGTTATCATCAGCTAGGTTCTTCGATTCATATGGGTCTTGCTTTATGTTGTAGAGAACTGCTGGTCGATCTGGAAATCGAATCAATTTGAAGTCGCCATCTCTTACTGCTGCAAAGCCAGCCCGTTTCCAATATAGTGTTTTATGAGGAGTGCTTGTTTCTTCTCCAGAAATGAATGGCATTAGGTTAACGCCATCTAACCTCTTGTTACCTTGTTTGTCTGCACTAGCGACCGCTAACGCTGTTGGTAAAATATCTAACGCAGAGATGGGATTGTCGTAATAAGTATCGGGCTTAATTTTACCCGGCCAACTCATTGTGAAAGGCACGCGCACGCCACCTTCGGCTAACGTACCTTTAATACCTACTAAAGGGAGGTTGCTGGAGAAGTTTGCATCTGAAGGACCACCATTGTCATTTAGAAATACAATAAGGGTATTATCGAGTAAGTTTTTCTCCTTAAGTGCAGTCATAACTTTTCCAACAGATTCATCTAGTGAAAGTGTCATAGCAGCAAGTGTTCTTCGTTGCGTGTCTTTGATATGAGAAAACTGTTTTAAATATTCTGCCTTTGCTTCCATTGGAGCATGAACGGCAGTGTGTGACAGAAATAGAAAGAAAGGCTTTTCTTTACTTTGATCAATAAAATTAATCGCTTCATCTGTTAGTACATCAGTTAAGTAACCTTCGTATTTCTCTGCGGTTTTATTCCTATAAATTCGACGATAGTCTGTATCTTGGCCGTCGCCTTCCCAGTAACTTCTACTTCCACCCAATAATCCATAAAAATGATCAAATCCACGAGAATTAGGGTGAAATTGTGAGGCTTTTCCTAGATGCCATTTACCAATAATACCAGTATTGTATCCTGCTGCTTTTAAATGGTCGCCTATAGTTAACTCTTCGACGTTTAGCCCACTATACTCCTCAACATCCCCCGGTTCTGGCCTTACAGGCAAATTATACTCATGACCAAATCGTTGTTGGTAACGGCCTGTTAGCATTCCTGCTCTTGACGGACTACAAACTGAAGCTGATACGTAACCTTGTTCAAATACCACTCCAGAAGCCGCTAATTTATCTAGATTTGGCGTTTGGAAATTGGCTTTATTTAATCTATTGCCACTGAAACCAATGTCAGAGTATCCAGCATCATCACTCATAATTACTAAAATATTGGGTTTTTCTTTAGCGAATGCTGATGACGCAGCAAAGCACCCCAACAATACACTTAATTTAACCAACAGAAATTTATCAGAGATAAATTTTAACTTTCCCATTTTAGCTCTCTTTAGACTTTTGATAATTCAAGGCAACTTTTTAGTTAGACGACTAGGGAAGTTTTTTCCGCTAGTAATGATTGAGGAAACTTGCATTTGGTTCGTCTATATGAAAAAGCTTGGATATGAAACAGCAAATGAAAACACTAAAACGATTAGCAGTTTTGGCACTTGGTATGACTAGTTTTTTTTAGCGCAAGCAGAATCCACAAAGCCAAATTTTGTTTGGTTGATATCTAAAGACAACTCAAAAGATTACCTGACTTTATATAGCTACAAGGGAATAGAAACTCCCAACATTGAATCGCTCGCAAGTCCACCCCTTACTTCCAGAAAATTAACAATAAGTTGATAATTTTGGGGATTGATAAAAGATGGAACTACCTTTTTGCTAATGGATAAGTGCCAACGTAAAACCCTCAATTCGAGAAAGCAGCAGTTACTTCACTTTCTCAATGTATTTACACAATGATGAGGTAGAAAACTAACAAAAGGCTAGATTTTTCTCGAACAAATCAGTAATCCGAATAATTGGCAATCAACATCTTATTTAGGTGTTTTTTTCCAAGGATTAGGAAGTTTTTTTAGAATAAATTCAGGATTATGTGTCCGTGCTTCTTTCAGTTGTTTTTCCATATTAATTGCTATTTCAAGGTACTCGCTATCCGTTTTAGTCGCTAGCAAATTGCTTTCTTCACTAATATCCCGAGACAAGTCATATAACTCTATCGGCATCTTGTAACGTTTAACTAATTTGTAATCTTCAACCCGCAATGCCTGTGTAGGCCCTTTAGCCTCATTGAATTCCCAGTACAAATATTCATGTTTTTTCTGCTCTTTATCACCTAACAAAGTAGGTAAAAAAGAAATACCATCAGAATCAGGGCATGCGGTTTTTGCTATTTCACAAAATGTATCCATATAATCCCAGAACGCTGAAACATGCTCAGATTTTCTACCTTGCTTAATAGCATTTGGCCAGAGAACTATCATTGGAACCCGGATCCCTCCCTCATACAGATCTCTTTTCATTCCTTTTAGGGGACCATTGCTATCAAAAAAACCATTGTCATACTCATGCCCGTTGTCACTGGTAAAAATAATCAACGTGTTTTCGTAAAGCCCTTCAGATTTTAGCTTTGAAACGAGTTTACCTATATCTCTATCTAGTCGAGAGACCATTCCTGCGTAACTAACATTACCTTCTGGATCATTTTTATAATGACCATTGGTTTGCAACTTTCTTTCTGGCCAACCTAAATTTAGGTACTGTGATTTAGAATCGTCAGGCACCGTAATGGCTTTATGAGGAATGGTGTAAGATAGCATCATAAAAAAGGGCGAGCTAGCATCAACTCCATCTAAATAGTGCAACGCTTCATCAGTGAATAAGTCATGCGTATAAACCCCTGTATTGGTTAAATAACCATTTCCTTGAATGATTTCCTTGTCATTATTCCGATACATTTCGTGCCAGTAAAAATGATGTGCTGCAAGATGAGTTTTATACCCATAAAAGAAATCAAAGCCATTTTGATTTGGCATAGCGTCTAAGTTGAATTCCTTACCGTCAGCCATTCCCCACTTACCAATCAATGAAGTTTGATATCCAGCATTTTGCATCACTAACCCCAGAGAGGGATAACTAGGTGAGATTTCTACTGGATTGCCGCTAGCCGTCCACTTTGGGTTACCTCGAATGGGGCTATGACCAGTATGAAAACCCGTAAGCAGGCTCGCGCGAGATGGTCCACAAACTGTAGAACCAGCATAATGTTGTGTGAATAGAACTCCTGACTCAGCTAATGAATCTATATTAGGCGTCCTGATTTTAGTTTGCCCGTAGCTACCTAAATCACCATATCCAAGATCATCAGCTAACACCAATAGAATATTAGGTCTTGCATCAGTACTATTCAATTCTGCATTTGAAAAAAGAGATAAAACAACAAGAAAACAACTCAGCAACCGAACCATTATAATCATTAGTTAACCTCAATAGCGCCCAAGTCAGGCTTACCAACAATTGGATTTCCAAAGAAGTCCATTCTAGGTTCCATTCCAACATATAATCCCAGTACATCACCTTCTATAAAGCTAATTAGAACTCCCTTATCTTTCACAATATTAGTATTTTTCGGCTCAAACTCTTCAGGCACTGGTGTTTCACTTAATTCAAAGCCAGCATCACCAAATATTGGCGCAGCATCACTAACAGGTGCCGCATGAGGCCAACTTTTTGAATGCAAAAATAAGTTATTAGAAAATTCAAAATTCTTAGTGTTACTTTTACCATTTTTTTCAGGTGTATATTGATCGCCTAATACATATCCTGCGTCGCCGATCACATGAAAAATATTGTTGGCAACTAATGCTCCATCGGTTGCTTTGTCTATAGCAACCTTAGAAACGATAGATGCATCGACGTAAATAGTATTATTGTAGAAATAACTGTTAAATGGCCCTTTGCGCTTCTTTTTGCCATTAAAACCGCTTAACCAAAACGTTTTTCCTTCTTGAAAAGCGCCATTTTTACCTTTAACTCGATGGCCATCGTTATAACTGATGTTATAGCGATAAGCAGTGTTGTAGTTGTTGCCTAAAACTTCATAAAAACCGCCTGCGTTATTTGCACTGTAGTTATATTGAACAATGACATCTTTGCAATTGAAATCAATGTGCACTCCAGCCGAATCACCCGGGCCATTAGCGTTAGTGAAATGATTTTGTTCGATAATTATTTTTTCGCTGCTCCATGTCCACAGACCAGATCCTCGTCCCCACTTCCTAGGATCATCATGACTACCTGATTTATTCACTTGATTATCAGAAAACAATCCACCAATAACTCCGCTTAATTGGATACCCGGTCCACCTGTTCTATAAACTTTATTTCCTTGAACCGTTACGTCAAAGATTCTTCTATGTTTAGACGTAAATTTAATACCCGTATGCGCTACATTTTCTACTATTGAGTTTGTGATTTTTAAATCATTAATAGTTGCGTCTGGCAGGTTATTTATAACTCTGATGCCCCAACCATAGTTTTGCGTTCCATTTGCAGATTTAGTTTCTTTGCTGCTTCGTTTTATACCTTTGGAATAGTAGAACACATCGTGTACGTTCAAGTTATCTAATGAGATTGATTGGTAACTCCCCGTCGAATAAGTACGAATTAACACACCAACTCTCATTTCCTTTTTCTTCCCAGACAAATTATCCGAAATTGGGGTATTAGCAGTAATTTCGAGATTGGAAACTTTAATATAGCTACTATCGACTATTTTTATAGCGCTAAGATGCTTATCAGCATCAATATGTGCCATGCCTGAATTGATTGACGTTTTTCCATTTTTTACAGAGAAAGTGCCAATCGATATTGGACTCTGCTCAGTTCCTCTAACACCTTCAATAACCAATTGGCCAGTAAACGACGCTCCTTCCTCAAAATACACATTGTCACCCGGCATAAGTTGAACTTTGCGTAATTTCCATAGTTCTTTCCAAGCAGAACTTGGGGCACTTCCTTTATTGGTGTTATTGCCATTTGGACTAAGGTAATAGTCAGCACCAATTGCGTTTAACGAAAAAGCTAATAACAACACAGCATATTTAAAAATCGTCACGGTTTAACCCTAATTTTTCTTGTTTTTCGACTTTTGAAGGGGTTTAAAAATTGGTGCAATTAATCCTTCATTCCAGTTTTCAACTTTCTTATCTTGCTCTAAATATTTCATCATTTTGCTTTGAGAAATATTGTGCTGCTCTGCGAGATCATTTGAAAGGTTGTACATTTGCATACCACTTTTTGGCGATGATATTGTTTTAATGTTTCCTTCACGACTAGCGAAAACCTTCTTATCGAAGTTACGCCAATACAAGGCATCATGAGGTTGACCTTGCTTGTTACCAGTTAAAAACGGGATTAAATTTACGCCATCTAAAGGTTTTTTATCTGAAACAGGGGCTTTAGAAATCTCAGCAATAGTCGCCATGATATCCATAGAACTCACAGGATTATCATAATCTACTCCCGAAGGTATAGTTCCGGGCCAAGACACTGCAAAAGGAACCCGAATCCCTCCTTCTGTATATTTACCCTTGTGTCCTCTTAATGGCCCATTATCTGATGCATTGTTTCCTGCTCCTCCATTGTCTGATAGGAAGAAAACAATAGTGTTTTCAGAGATGTCTAATTCTTCTAACTTATTCAAGAGTCGGCCAACCCCGTCATCTACAGATGTGACCATAGCCGCATAGGTACGTCTTTCTTTATTCTTTATATGCTTGTTTCTATCAAGATATTCTTGCGTCGCTTGTAGTGGAGTGTGAGGAGCGTTGTATGCCAGATATAAAAAGAATGGGTTGTCCTTTTCTCTTTCAACAAACTCAATTGCTTTGTCAGATAACTTGTCAGTTAAGTATTTATCAAGCTCAACTTTAGTTTCATTTTCAAGTAACTTTGTCTTGTACCAAGACCAATTATCAACCGCTTGATAGATGTCCTCCACTGTTAGCTCTTCTGGGAAATATCTGTGACCGCCAGATAAAAACCCATAGAAATAATCAAATCCGCGTTTGTTAGGCCTAAATTTAGGATGCGTCCCCATATGCCATTTGCCCACAATGCCTGATGTATAACCTACAGGCTCTAGTACTTCGGAAATCATACTTTCATCTAAAGGTAAACCCGAAGTAGCGTCATTCGGATCAATCACTGGATTCCGGCCAAACCCAAATCGGTCTTGATATCGTCCGGTTAAAAGACCAGCTCGACTAGGTCCACAAACGGCATAAGTTACATAGCCGTTTGTAAATCGAGCACCACTTTGTGCTAGTCGATCAATATTTGGAGTCCTAATATCTTTGCTACCGTTAAAGCCAACGTCAGCATAGCCTTGGTCGTCTGTTAATATAACAATCAGGTTGGGTTTTTCCTGAGCTGTTGCTGAGCAAACAAAACCACTAAATACGGCTAAAACTACTGATAATATATTTTTCATAGTGTTTTTTAGCCCTTAAATGGTGAAATTAAAAACTCAAATTCATAGTCTTTCGCTGGAATTTGATATTCTTTGTGCGGCTTTGCTCCCCAACTATTGTCACCCCCAACGCCCAAATGTTTATAATCAAGCTGGACACTAGTGACGTCTTTGAATGGCACTTCGACTGTATGCAAGGGCAATGATTTAATGTCATAGCGATCAAATTTGGCGTAAGGGAGAGCAGAAAAATGGAACAGTTGATTTGATTGAACCTTTATACCAACTCCTGCTTGATTAACCACCGACATCCAACGCGTATCAGTTTTACCACCCGTTTCTTGTGGTCTTGTATAGTCGTGAACTTGTTGATCTACCGTGGAATTATAAACAGCAACAGCAGCACTTTGTTTTCTATCAACATAGTTTTCGTGTGGTCCGCGACCAAACCAAGAAAGATCGTTGAATCCCGCAGGCATTTCAAAATGAATCCCGATTCGAGGCATAAAGTTCAATTTACTTTTTTCGACATTCAAATTGCCTTTAACGGTTATT is a window of Thalassotalea euphylliae DNA encoding:
- a CDS encoding sulfatase-like hydrolase/transferase; amino-acid sequence: MKNILSVVLAVFSGFVCSATAQEKPNLIVILTDDQGYADVGFNGSKDIRTPNIDRLAQSGARFTNGYVTYAVCGPSRAGLLTGRYQDRFGFGRNPVIDPNDATSGLPLDESMISEVLEPVGYTSGIVGKWHMGTHPKFRPNKRGFDYFYGFLSGGHRYFPEELTVEDIYQAVDNWSWYKTKLLENETKVELDKYLTDKLSDKAIEFVEREKDNPFFLYLAYNAPHTPLQATQEYLDRNKHIKNKERRTYAAMVTSVDDGVGRLLNKLEELDISENTIVFFLSDNGGAGNNASDNGPLRGHKGKYTEGGIRVPFAVSWPGTIPSGVDYDNPVSSMDIMATIAEISKAPVSDKKPLDGVNLIPFLTGNKQGQPHDALYWRNFDKKVFASREGNIKTISSPKSGMQMYNLSNDLAEQHNISQSKMMKYLEQDKKVENWNEGLIAPIFKPLQKSKNKKN